From one Mya arenaria isolate MELC-2E11 chromosome 4, ASM2691426v1 genomic stretch:
- the LOC128232258 gene encoding SH3 domain-containing YSC84-like protein 1, whose protein sequence is MVNTPIPHSLKSEAKKAAKILKEFTVPTAKMGPDKLIPAGIFMKAKGLAILTVVKAGFLVTARGGSGIVIAKLDEGIDSGWSAPSAIGIAGLGGGFEIGAEVTDFVIILNKRSAVEAFSKGGNLTLGGNFTIAAGPLGRNLEADVALRSTAAIYTYSKTRGLFAGISVEGSALIERKDANRKFYGHDIRAVEILRGDVDKPDGCECLYEVLESHRKKAEKELINMAKRKAMKAVTGDTENMKSKFSSFTSSFKSKKPSDKTDYSGADTYSDSDDESYKYSPSKETKHTRHVKTVTSTTVIKKRTSGGGKSRPSSMMVPSKDSHSVSKTASAISRSSPRPPRPRSFSGASGYSVGSVDSWELTAIALYDYLSHIPCDLCFKTGDVISVLTRTETQNDWWEGSCRGNTGIFPANYVKVNT, encoded by the exons ATGGTGAATACCCCAATACCACACAGCCTGAAATCAGAGGCAAAGAAAGCTGCCAAGATATTGAAGGAATTCACTGTACCAACAGCAAAGATGGGTCCAGACAAACTTATAccag ccGGTATCTTTATGAAGGCAAAAGGTCTAGCCATTCTGACAGTGGTGAAGGCAGGTTTCCTGGTGACAGCCAGAGGGGGCAGTGGCATTGTTATTGCCAAACTGGATGAGGGCATTGACTCTG GCTGGTCAGCTCCTTCAGCCATAGGTATAGCAGGTCTGGGAGGAGGTTTTGAAATTGGAGCAGAG GTAACAGACTTTGTAATCATACTGAACAAGAGGTCTGCAGTAGAGGCATTCTCTAAGGGAGGTAACCTTACACTTGGTGGCAACTTCACGATAGCAGCTGGTCCCCTCGGCAGAAACCTGGAGGCAGATGTAGCCCTCCGCAGCACAGCAGCCATTTACACATATTCCAAGACCAGGGGTTTATTTGCTGGGATTTCTGTGGAAGGCAGCGCACTTATTGAGAGAAAAGATGCAAATCGAAA ATTTTATGGCCATGACATAAGAGCTGTTGAGATCCTGCGAGGTGACGTGGACAAACCCGATGGGTGTGAATGTTTGTATGAAGTTCTGGAAAGCCACCGTAAGAAGGCGGAGAAAGAGTTGATCAACATGGCTAAGCGCAAGGCAATGAAGGCTGTCACTGGCGACACTGAGAATATGAAAAGTAAATTCAGC AGTTTTACAAGCTCATTCAAGTCCAAAAAGCCCTCCGACAAAACAGATTATTCAGGAGCAGACACATACAGTGACTCTGACGACGAGAGTTACAAATATTCCCCATCAAaggaaacaaaacatacaagaCATGTAAAAACTGTCACGTCAACCACAGTGATAAAGAAACGCACAAGTGGCGGTGGAAAGTCGAGACCCAGCTCGATGATGGTACCAAGTAAGGACAGTCATAGTGTTTCCAAGACAGCCTCTGCAATATCAAGGTCATCACCTAGGCCACCAAGGCCAAGATCATTTTCAG GAGCCAGTGGTTACTCTGTTGGGTCAGTGGACTCCTGGGAGCTGACGGCCATTGCGCTTTATGATTACTTATCGCACATTCCATGTGACCTATGTTTCAAAACTG GAGATGTGATCTCAGTGCTGACTAGAACCGAGACCCAGAATGACTGGTGGGAGGGCAGTTGCCGTGGTAACACAGGAATATTTCCCGCCAACTATGTAAAGGTCAACACTTGA
- the LOC128230328 gene encoding uncharacterized protein LOC128230328 codes for MPLSSSRKRPHEPDVESEESSKSNVKVVVRIRPQNVKEVEGNYREVVQAVDENILIFDPKENSSNEYGGTSRKHRDIRKRANRDLKFAFDHVFGPSANNIDIFNETTQGVLNGLLDGYNCSVFAYGATGAGKTHTMLGSQDNPGVMYHTMMNLYNRIDQMKDTKTCDVAVSYLEVYNETIRDLLMPGSVLPVREDPGKGVIIPGLSLHKPKTAEELLYMLQFGNQHRTQHPTDANAESSRSHAVLQVFVRQKDRTANISTEVRVAKLCLVDLAGSERATVTKNKGSRFREGANINRSLLALGNVINALAENKSKGFVPYRDSKLTRLLKDSLGGNCQTVMIAAVSPSSMSYEDTYNTLRYADRAKHIKATLKKNVLNVDFHMAQYGKIVQELRKEIKELKGKLQAYEDGKMISSRQPAASVVQVANWARYQGELLRLYVGHQTRVSEQLQGEVTLRNLQWKMYRKARSLSRIKVLDDPGSAENAKTVDGFLNELRQKTSCMEISSESSRNKVKESCKHLTDTLQKMKSHAAGENNKKTPEVLQLQVQVHHLQSELESSNVQMEYSRQVVRCQERELAHNERLLHLSLKLLRQQHYIIKGHGMLTSDLAGSYSEVLARVGGQEVTWGDSEIGVTYTRGYTLADMLRLPTTALKFEDPNTDVSEVECPAVAGSKRVFQFTAPLQSAGPSLPYQVDECSPPKAKRMMLAPSRSQQPAGRVNHRGQREVIIPNTQGPRFKHRSQSESSGRRRRSFSQPESQMDKKSFNSSGNNGKCRDHRVTDNRSRSFNNSSKHKNFTKSDSQKPVSGESVRTTVDHVNANEDASPERDLSHSKFSHINDTITKCKKFSHIHHVNPNDIQETISEEESEKLDDTFTIDPNENCIPSSILPHVDDIDISSVSKSVIKENENSALCSYANKNSPVKSMTKTHSYTSNLCEAGGLNSTFSCDSDSRQVEPALNYSNCVEESQTGLPVSLGENESGTSTIVDQSANSVASLASVSTLIDGPQNLSQNLSGTEETSQCGERQGRDNVIELNSTILCGDARPETVSKSLKHKTVTKSKSTETGVKSYTVTKSSQVGSEKPVVSKAMRSIQFDDSEKSPHQGKSYAEIVRTPTPDRPPLRQVGNSNTPLSTSRTDSRSSCESPFGKRRSGDKLTPSQLFDKENCDSLSRYGIPSLVASSLLTSGKTNEQHSGGAPSYMQATKSHINKKKLNSSKNTSLNSSDEISTGPPRTTSNLAKSTFITKHARPLSTHMRSKSTTNVSSRAAWQI; via the exons ATGCCTCTTTCAAGCTCAAGAAAAAGGCCACATGAACCTGATGTGGAATCAGAAGAGTCCTCAAAAAGCAATGTTAAAGTTGTTGTTCGCATAAGACCACAAAATGTGAAGGAGGTTGAAGGCAACTACAGGGAAGTTGTGCAGGCTGtggatgaaaatattttgatatttgatcCAAAAGAGAATTCATCAAATGAATATGGTGGCACCAGTAGAAAACACAGGGATATTCGTAAGAGAGCAAATCGTGACTTGAAGTTTGCATTTGACCATGTGTTTGGCCCGAGTGctaacaatattgatatttttaatgaaaccaCACAAGGAGTGCTAAATGGATTGTTGGATGGCTATAACTGCTCAG TTTTTGCATATGGAGCAACAGGGGCTGGTAAGACCCACACAATGTTGGGTAGTCAAGATAACCCGGGCGTCATGTACCATACCATGATGAACTTGTACAACCGCATTGATCAAATGAAGGACACCAAAACATGTGATGTTGCCGTCTCATATCTCGAG GTGTACAATGAGACCATACGGGACTTGCTGATGCCAGGAAGTGTACTGCCTGTCAGGGAAGATCCCGGCAAAGGCGTCATCATTCCTGGTCTCTCTCTTCATAAG CCTAAGACTGCAGAGGAACTATTGTACATGCTGCAGTTTGGAAACCAGCACCGAACTCAACACCCGACAGATGCCAATGCAGAGTCTTCACGTTCTCACGCTGTCCTTCAG GTTTTTGTGAGACAAAAGGACCGGACAGCAAACATTTCTACAGAGGTTCGGGTGGCCAAACTCTGCTTGGTAGACCTGGCAGGATCTGAGAGGGCGACAGTAACCAAAAACAAGGGCTCACGGTTTCGAGAGGGGGCCAACATCAACAGGTCTCTTCTCGCTCTGGGGAATGTGATTAATGCCTTGGCTGAAAATAAG AGCAAGGGTTTTGTGCCATACAGAGACAGCAAGCTGACGCGACTGTTGAAGGATTCTCTGGGTGGGAACTGCCAGACTGTCATGATTGCTGCTGTCAG CCCCTCTTCCATGTCGTATGAAGACACATACAACACCTTGAGATATGCTGATAGAGCAAAACACATCAAGGCCACA CTGAAGAAAAATGTGCTAAATGTTGACTTCCACATGGCTCAGTATGGGAAGATTGTACAAGAGCTTAGAAAAGAG ATCAAGGAGCTGAAGGGCAAGCTGCAGGCGTACGAGGATGGGAAGATGATATCCTCACGCCAACCTGCTGCTAGTGTAGTGCAGGTTGCCAACTGGGCAAG GTACCAGGGAGAGCTGCTGCGTTTATATGTAGGCCATCAAACCAGGGTCAGTGAGCAGCTACAGGGGGAGGTGACCCTGCGCAATCTACAGTGGAAAATGTACCGCAAGGCACGCTCTCTTTCCAGGATCAAAGTACTGGATGACCCAGGCAGTGCAGAG AATGCCAAAACTGTGGATGGTTTCTTGAACGAGCTTCGCCAAAAAACGTCCTGTATGGAGATTTCATCCGAGTCCTCCAGGAACAAGGTTAAGGAAAGCTGCAAGCACCTTACAGACACATTACAGAAGATGAAGTCACATGCTGCTGGCGAGAATAACAAGAAAACTCCTGAG gTGTTACAACTGCAAGTGCAGGTGCATCATCTGCAGTCAGAATTGGAGAGCTCCAATGTACAGATGGAGTACTCACGCCAGGTGGTTCGCTGTCAGGAGAGGGAACTGGCACACAATGAGAG GTTACTACACCTTTCTCTGAAGCTACTACGACAACAGCACTACATCATCAAAGGTCATGGCATGTTGACCTCTGACCTAGCGGGTTCATACAGTGAAGTCCTGGCGAGGGTCGGGGGTCAAGAGGTCACATGGGGGGACAGTGAGATAGGGGTGACATACACCAGGGGGTACACACTGGCCGACATGCTCAGACTGCCTACCACTGCACTCAAATTTGAGGATCCTAACACAG ATGTGAGTGAAGTAGAGTGCCCGGCTGTTGCAGGAAGCAAGAGGGTGTTCCAGTTCACTGCCCCACTGCAGTCAGCTGGGCCTTCATTACCATACCAAG TTGATGAGTGTTCACCACCTAAAGCAAAGCGGATGATGTTAGCTCCTTCCCGTTCCCAGCAGCCAGCAGGCAGGGTTAACCATAGAGGGCAGAGAGAGGTCATTATCCCTAATACACAGGGGCCAAGGTTCAAACACAGGTCACAAAGTGAGAGTTCTGGTCGCAGAAGGAGGTCATTTTCTCAACCTGAGTCACAGATGGATAAGAAGAGCTTCAATTCAAGTGGAAATAATGGAAAATGCAGAGACCATAGAGTTACTGATAATCGCTCCAGAAGTTTTAACAATAGCTCAAAGCATAAAAACTTCACTAAGAGTGATAGTCAGAAACCCGTGTCAGGTGAGAGTGTGAGAACAACAGTTGACCATGTCAATGCAAATGAGGATGCAAGTCCTGAAAGGGATCTCTCTCATTCAAAGTTTTCACATATTAATGACACCATAACAAAGTGTAAAAAGTTTTCACACATACATCATGTGAATCCTAACGATATTCAAGAAACCATTTCTGAAGAAGAGTCAGAAAAACTTGATGATACATTCACAATAGATCCAAATGAAAATTGCATCCCTTCTTCAATTTTACCACATGTGGATGACATTGACATTTCTTCTGTCTCAAAATCTGTGATCAAAGAAAATGAGAATAGTGCCTTGTGTTCATATGCTAATAAAAATTCTCCTGTAAAGTCCATGACCAAAACACATAGTTACACAAGCAATCTGTGTGAAGCTGGTGGTCTAAATTCTACATTTTCTTGTGACAGTGACTCTAGACAAGTTGAACCAGCTCTTAACTACAGTAACTGTGTTGAAGAATCACAGACTGGTTTACCAGTTAGTCTTGGAGAGAATGAGTCTGGAACCAGCACTATTGTGGACCAGTCTGCTAATAGTGTGGCCAGTCTAGCTTCTGTTTCCACGCTTATTGATGGACCTCAGAACCTTTCACAAAATCTCTCTGGTACTGAGGAAACTAGTCAGTGTGGAGAACGACAGGGCAGAGACAATGTAATTGAACTTAATAGCACTATCCTTTGTGGAGATGCAAGACCGGAGACAGTCTCgaaatctttaaaacataaaacagttacaaaatcaaaatcaacaGAAACCGGTGTTAAATCATACACTGTCACTAAAAGTTCACAAGTTGGGTCAGAAAAGCCTGTTGTCAGTAAAGCCATGAGGTCTATACAGTTTGATGACAGCGAAAAAAGTCCTCATCAAG GCAAGAGCTATGCTGAGATAGTGAGGACCCCAACCCCAGACAGACCACCACTGAGACAAGTAGGCAACAGTAACACTCCACTCTCAACATCACGCACTGACTCAAG GTCATCCTGTGAGAGTCCATTTGGTAAGCGACGTTCTGGAGACAAGTTAACGCCATCCCAGCTGTTTGACAAGGAAAACTGTGATAGCCTGAGTCGCTATGGGATCCCCTCCCTTGTAGCAAGTAGCCTGCTTACTAGTG GAAAGACGAATGAGCAACATTCTGGCGGAGCTCCCAGCTACATGCAGGCCACCAAGTCCCACATTAACAAGAAAAAACTCAACTCATCAAA GAATACCTCCTTGAACTCCAGTGATGAAATCAGTACTGGGCCTCCAAGAACAACCAGCAACCTGGCAAAATCAACCTTCATCACCAAACATGCAAGACCATTGTC AACCCACATGCGGAGCAAGTCCACAACAAATGTGTCATCACGGGCAGCCTGGCAGATATGA